The genomic segment aATAAGAAATCAACTAAATTAACATCtcttaaatcttttatttaagcgacagtgcccgtcgatgatggctctaacGCGTGATAGCTGACCGAGACGGGAGTTATGCATCCCGAGCAGaaggcgctaacgaaagtcaaggtgaactatcacacggtagaacCATCATCGAGaggacactaaaaaaaaaaaaaaaaaaaaaaacacaccccttaaaacctagatttatcTTGAACGTACAGTGTGCCTCCATACCCCCGAGATTATGactgacttatttatttatattgctggTTTAGTTgaatacattttgatttcatattttattGTCTGTTTCAGTACACAAGGtgagttgttttgttttctttgtcagGGGCTGACCCCATTTAGCTGCAACACAGATCTCGTTCAGACAAAGTTGCTGTTTCTTACCACATTAAGGTTGAGATCAGAAGTCCAACACCTATGCAATCAATAAAGACAACCCATAATAGCAGCTTAATCATTTCCAGGAATCCCATTCCCAACACGAAAGCAAACCCTAAAGTGGagactgaaaaaaacaaagagtTATATTCCTACTGTAGGCAACATAAAAACCATTAACAATAGCCGATTATGAATTATGAATTGCCAGCAAATGCTGCCTGCTGTGTTATACATATTGTGACGTCATATAcaaggtgtgtgtgggggggggggggggatctgtaGCTTGTTCTGAAAAATTAATTTACAACAAATGTGGCCACAACATTGGACCATACCAATAATCAAAGGTGACTGAATCATAGGACTGAACATGAAAGAAATAATTGCAAGTTCAACGTCATGGACACATTTTGTCTGAGGTTTCATTTAATTGTAACATAAAATCTGAATCCTCAAATTGTTTGAGCGATCAAAGTCTTTGTTCCCATTATGTTCTCAGAAACCTCAAACTAAATGATTCAATGCCCACATACATCCTGGAATAGATTGAATTGGAAGTCTATTTTCCATTGGCTTCCATTAACTAGTACTTGATTGTTCATAGGAGCTGACCTGTATTAAGTATGCTCTGGAGCAGTGAGGATTGATCTATTTTTACTACCAAAAACACGCCTGACAGTCACACATGCCTTAAGGCGAGAGAATGTTTACCCTGTTCAGTGGATTTTGTTTCTAATAATCTCACATCGCTGCTAGGATTGCTGAAATCTAACTGacatttttgctttctttttttctgattatGAATTAATATAAATAACTTAATTATTCAACACGCCAGCTATTTCTATTGCTATATACAAGTTGTTTCATAAAATACATGTTCCAGTCCATTTCACTCGTGCAAGTGGTAAGCAACAAGTTGGCTTtccatacaaataaaataatacattcacaCCATATTACGGCTGTGTATAATACATTTCTGCAAGTATAATGTCAATATCTGAATCTTTATTTATGGAACAATTTGCTGTGCATGTGGGTCAATATCAGGTCATGTGATTGTGTCTGGAGTAGGGATGTTAGATTCAATGTTCTATACTTTTCTATAATTTAGGAATGAGCATGTTTCAATTTTAAACCTATCTGGAATGCttagaacaaataaaaaatataacaagcatgtcagtgacattcttCCTCCACTTtttctgtaaattcaaaattagagccatcagcaACACTATGTCTTTGGCAAGAATGTCTTTGGCAATGTGTAAGCAAAGCTATAAAATGACAAACAGCATCCACATGCCCcaagattatgtttttttttttttttttttttttttttaattgtgctaaAGAAGATTCATTAGCAAGTTTTGTGTCAACTGAACAAGTGGTTTTAAATCTCTAAGTATCCCTGCCTCCACTACGGTATATATTCCCCAGTTGGGATACAGTACAGGGTACATGGAAGAACGCATGAGGAGAGAACAGTCTTCCAAGTAGAATTTATACTGCAGTAAAACACCAGATTTACCCTTGAATTATATAAATTGCTTCTGCtcatgcagggggtcaaaatgaAATTCAGAGTCCTGTGCACTCTGCCTTGCCTTTCTAATATACCGGTAGCTATGGTACACAATCTATATAACTAGGGTTGGGGCTTTTCAATTAAATctgtttgaaatgtgtttagGTTTTTTTGGggaaatctgtatttatttatttattaaatataaaacctTTGAGGGTGTACGTGAAATCTCTGTACAGCAAAGATCCAGTAAAACTATAATTCCCCTCACATTCACATTGAATTAAAGCCAGGGAGGGTGGAAACTGTTTTGCTTGTCTACTGTGCAGAACGCCTCCACACACATGTACTGTAATGTGACAATAACAGTAAGACAGGAATGCTTGCTGTGAAGTGAAATGAGGCGCTGTTAGCAAACATTACAGTCCCTGAGAGAGTTGCCGTGAGATCAgtgttttaaaaagtatatttgaATGAAGTGTAAGGAAAAATAAGATTGATGGGTTTTCTTCATCACACAAATGCAACACGGGTTCACTCTCATTTCTGCAATGCTGCTGCACATTGTACACAGAACTGAAGTACTGGAGAGGGACTAGCCTAGTGAAACTGCAGGGGAGTTagtcaatgaaaaaaacaaaagaaaagatttGCTTTGCAATGAATGGAAATGTCAACAGGATgtgtacaaatataaataaaaaacaaacagcctgCATGTTCTATTTAACATTATGGAGGTATCGTTGGCATTGCACTGGGGAAAATCGCTATTTAATTAGGAAAACATTCACCagtcaaatgtttaaaaaaaacaaaatctacacaAACTCCCAGGCCCTAACTAACAGGAATACATTTCTGTAAATTAAGTTGTTTGAGATAATGTTCCAATTAGTATCTGTCAACCTTAcctaatatataaatacaattatgcAGATTGACAGATAGCTTAAAGAAAATGTGCtttctctataataataataacaacaacaacaacaactttatttttatatagcgcctttcacagtggaccaccatcacaaagtgctttacagaggtaggctgtgaactgtgcattatatgcagagtcacttacaataggatttATCATcacatccgcaggatggagcacaaggaagttaagtgacttgctcagggtcaaacagtgagtcagtcagtggcagggtgggatttgaaccggtgaccttctggttacaagccctggactttaaccactagaccacactgcctcctgcctccttataaacaataaagcaaaaataCATTGTAGTAGCCTTCTGACAAGTCTTCAGACAACAGTTACCCAACGTACTTTATGCCTCCTTTATAAAAAAGATCTGCAGCTTTTCATGTGCTCATACTTTGCTGCTGAAAAAATGTGACAAATACCTTACTGAAAAATGGTAGTTTGCTGATTGCTGCGAAGGAAGCTTCATGTTCATATAATCTTTCTGGATGCACAGCACGAATGACAATTTTAAGTAGACTTACCACACAGCCAGATACTGAGCAGCACAAGAAACGCTGGGTCGTCTCTGGCCCACTGATCCTTTGTCTGCTTCCTGTAATGGAAGTTCCGGTAAACCTTCTGTGGAGACGTGAACAAGTACAGCATCTGCCACACCGCAAACTCGAAATCCATCGCTCGGAATCGGAAGAGCCTGCGCAGGTATTTGTGCCGTTTTGCTCCAGCTGTATGGCGCGCAGCATCTCTGGAATTCAAAGAGCCGTTTCCCTGGGTTTGGGGAGAATACGCTGTGGTCGGTAACATTTTGCTaaaggagaaaggagaaataGTTTTCCATTTGTGAAGGTGAGGGGTTACACAGTTAAATGTTGtcacttattttcaaataaaatacaaaataagtcaTGGTTCTTTCAGTTTTAATTTCAGCCATTGATCACCAATGGAAAAGTTCATGTGTTTCTGTACCTCTTATAATTTTCCCTGTAAAATTCTAAGAGTGGTTGCCTTCTATGTACTGTAATGAAGTGGACCCTTGTCTGTAGTGTTTCAGGTGGCAGATCTCATCAGCCTCCTCTTCCTGTGAACAGGACAGtggttgtgtatttattttttcaccacaaacaaaaacaaacaaaagtctAATATCAGGAGCTCTAACTAAACTTTTACCTATACCCGGACGGCTAGTCTGTTTACTGCTCCAGTGCCGCGTGTGGTGTGAAatatacttatcaaaagtatacgttctattcattttgacgcatcactgcacagttcTGCTTGCCGCATTgagtctggtgggtagcagccttaaGTTCTAGGTACTGATAGTAGGCCAGTCAAAAGATCGAAGGCTACACATAggagtacagtgctccctcgctgtaaggctctcggttataacgcgcctcggatataacgctcctacagcatgtcccccaattccctatactagtgattcatgcaatatttctacagtaaatacagtacgtgttgttcaaactgtaaacaacattctcagtctaacttctgtttctgtctctcccttttgatacagtatctgaactgaagaaaagctgcactggcactctaacagacatcttattcagcatttgttttataactaggcacatctgctaagaaataataataataataataataataataataataataataattactattatgtggttatctttcctaatgtatttacttttttgttgcgagaggagctgcagctttctccgggagacgagacgcttcagccccgctccggcagccaaacctggggcgagcccattccctcttcacCGCTCTCCCGACCTGCTCTctttctcgcacttggtttgtttgtctgtcaCTTCGAACAGAACTCCCGAGTGCGAGTTTAGCCAGGTTTGtagtttatagtttaaaaactgccaattaaAATTGTAACAAATATttcgttgattacatggtgctttatgcatgattAATTCACGGAAAGTCACATTtatgcttcactatatgtgcattatagagagggagttattttattttgtattttagtcagatgtgttaTGTGTCATGCGGTGCTGCCCCCGTGCCCTGTGAAAAAAAACTGTAGTGTACATCTACGTTTCTATCACTTTTGTAACTCAAATCCGTCAGGTACAACTAATTAAGCAATATCACccgaagagggctttaccatctgaTAAGGTCCGCCTCCTGCCGTTAAATGGTCGACCCAAAAGCCAAGCCTTGCTCAGAAATCCATATGGGATCTATCTGGTCGCCTTTAGTCTTCAGTATCCGAACGGTGGACAGTGTCACGTAATGGGCATTTACAATATcgtaaataataacaaaatatttaaagaatATATTCTACAAACATAGAGGtcttcttcagttcaggtacctcgtgCACAAAAGCGATCATGGTTAGTGCACGGTTTGTTTTTATCGACTtctgaaaaaatgtaatacatgtaaaataataaaaacacaccagtaacttttttttttaaattaggatttgCGTGCACGCCAGTGTATTTGTGcaagtttcagtatttaaactACGGTTAGGTCATCAAATTTCTTACTTTTAGAAATTCAAAATATGTGGTAGCCTACATGTTGCTAATCGAGTTGTTTgctcagtaacttgttcacacaGTCAAGCCACTGGCTTTGAAGGGCGTACAgtgcctgtgttgttattgtgagatgctgaaataaagttgccgAAGGTAATCAGAGATTAAAGATAGTTTGAACAATAAcattaccagagattagggacctcatTGACCAACCAGGTTAAAGGAAATGTACGACCCATTTTCTAATCACCCATTTGTGACATATATACCCAGGTTAGTACTAGTCCTGCACTGCCCAATGTTCATTTAggtaatctgggtctgtgaaaccagccatttatgTACTGAAGGAATGCATCATGCCTATCATCGTATCGATAGTATCGAACTGAATAAAAGAAAATGGTCTATAAAATTATAAATGAGTATTAGTTTTGAAGTTGGTTGTTCCAAAGGGAGGAAGCAAAAAGTTAAATTACACTTATATTTAATTAACCCTTAGATAACAATTGATGTTCGACTGGTACTATTACAGCAGTGCAGTGAGAACAACATTGACTTACCTCTTACAGTCTAATCAGAAAATTACGTTAAAAGGACAGTtttgttgcattattattattggctgtacgttactgaaataaacacaacacTTGCACAATTTACAATAGTAGGTCCCTTCTGGCCTTTGTCTCGTTTTGCTGACGCAGCCAAGTACACACATGAAAAACAATTCATTCAATTGTActgaaacacaacaaaaaaatcatACCTCTACAAACAGCAGTCAACACAGAATCTCCcacaactgtactgtatttacagcaaACTCCAAAACCCTGATCCCGAGTTCACTTCCTGCACAAGCCGAACACGTACGAGCGTTCTGTGCAGGCAGAACCACGCCCCTTCCTGGTGGATTGTGGGAATTGTAGTTCTGTCCTCCTTCTTTTGCTGGATGGGTCTGTTTATTGAAATGACCACGTTTCCCACAATGCATTCGCAAAGGTCAAATTTCAATCGCATGTCTGTTTATATGGCTGTCCTCACAAGTGAATTGAATGCAGTAGAGAACGTGTTCGTTAACCATTTGGATGTTGTGGGTATTTCTTTAGTAATAGAGAACATCTTGGTTTAGCTGTAATGCCGAAATATTATGAAGATAAAGAGGACGACAATAGAGCGTGCTCCGGGGTAAGGGAGGATTTGAAGTCGTGTTTGCTTCAACATGATTGCGTTCTCAAGGTGGGTCAAGTTTGTTATTGAGATCACGAGTGATCCCTTTGTACATATATATCAGAAGCACATAATAGATTTGTCTTAGGAGTGTATTGTATTTGGGCACAGGGACCTCCAGGCTGTACCAGCGGTATGTGAGGAATCGCTCTCGCAAGTGAGGTCTCAAGTTAGATTTGGTGTTTCACGAAGGCATCGCAGATTCAGGGGCTGCGATCTCGCAGGTTTTCTACTGAAATCTGCGAGTGCTTGGAAGCAACCGCAAGTGCCTTCTTTCATAGAGAAAAAGACCATGTCACAATACAGCAGGTGAAAGGAGGTGATTAATGACTTTTATAACTTATGCGGCTTGCCGAAAGTACTG from the Acipenser ruthenus chromosome 9, fAciRut3.2 maternal haplotype, whole genome shotgun sequence genome contains:
- the LOC117405410 gene encoding protein unc-50 homolog codes for the protein MLPTTAYSPQTQGNGSLNSRDAARHTAGAKRHKYLRRLFRFRAMDFEFAVWQMLYLFTSPQKVYRNFHYRKQTKDQWARDDPAFLVLLSIWLCVSTLGFAFVLGMGFLEMIKLLLWVVFIDCIGVGLLISTLMWVISNKYLMKQQSKDYDVEWGYAFDVHLNAFYPLLVILHFIQLFFINHIVFINHDWFVGCFFGNTLWLIAVGYYIYITFLGYSALPFLKNTVIMLYPFALLVLLYILSLGLGWNFTKGLCWFYKFRVQ